One Cucurbita pepo subsp. pepo cultivar mu-cu-16 chromosome LG20, ASM280686v2, whole genome shotgun sequence genomic window carries:
- the LOC111782733 gene encoding uncharacterized protein LOC111782733: MREEVISSAGTVDPTPAASSAGASSPAVPTNIGSVDGSIRGLGSKAASLSCVGSQPPQPSLSTGVGGSAFGMSRYSCRPWERGDLLRRLATFKPGNWFGKPKVVNSLACAQRGWMNVDVDKIECESCGNSLSFELLQSWTSAEVQLAEFTKQLDSGHKVSCPWRGNSCPESLVQFPPTPQSALVGGFKDRCDGLLQFQSLPSVAASAIEQMRICRSAQLDRFLAQSPNFTMGEVGVKPEGTRELLESSQDRAFYLYSQAQKIISLCGWEPRWHLDVQDCEEHSAQSARNGCSFGPTEAQLHLSHDASRSKKALSTSVKKDTGKGKLVVEDPRSEFRSPILDCSICGATVRILDFLTISRPAHFAPNNIDIPSSSKKMGLTRGVSAASGINGWVTADDADKERIEDRDEVATTNEARLLPNMDVDLNLTMAGGLNVSQSDKNTTNEHILNGDLGRDLMIGQPSGSEVGDRAASYESRGPSSRKRSLDKDGSSDDRALVRMHQADSVEGTVIDRDGDEVTDDRQYSAGPSKRTRDSEFFDTFCSYQRDSAGAGPSHSMGLDLCMDGEKFNSFQQGGDQCTGIQSARDSTRASSVIAMDTLCHNDGEDSMESVENYPGDVDDVHFPSSSTHGNLDNNETSELIHSNQAQQSVFLRPASEVPGEMGVSSTNNGEEIFNADTITTQARDVFSFGISGGSVGMCASHEAEIHGADASVHRTDSVVGDVEPRIEDAENQGQTGESAPDPGLMDEIVPEDIIREDPHGDSQEMFSRPVERADSGSKIDGSAKDDSVESGGKTSQSCKTILVNSSHNADTRPTHGQNKIDDPNAEPQKGESSYEIEFDPIVHHNQFCPWVNGNVAAAGSTSSGSNADAVALSGWQLTLDALNALQSLERTGVQTLQSESAASLYKDDHRGKKLLRQHSASRSQGNLET; this comes from the exons ATGAGGGAAGAGGTAATCAGCTCAGCTGGAACTGTCGATCCAACTCCGGCCGCCAG TTCTGCTGGAGCTTCATCACCTGCTGTTCCAACAAATATTGGAAGTGTTGATGGATCAATTCGTGGACTTGGTTCAAAAGCTGCGTCTTTATCTTGTGTTGGTTCACAACCACCTCAGCCTTCCTTGAGCACTGGTGTTGGTGGTTCTGCTTTCGGCATGTCGAGATACTCTTGCAGACCATGGGAAAGGGGGGATTTGCTAAGGCGTTTGGCTACCTTTAAACCTGGAAATTGGTTTGGAAAACCTAAg GTAGTCAATTCACTTGCATGTGCACAGAGAGGTTGGATGAACGTCGATGTTGATAAAATTGAATGTGAATCTTGTGGTAACAGTTTGAGCTTTGAATTACTACAGTCATGGACATCTGCAGAAG TTCAACTTGCTGAGTTTACAAAGCAGCTGGATTCTGGGCACAAAGTCTCTTGTCCTTGGAGAGGAAATAGCTGCCCTGAAAGTTTGGTGCAGTTCCCTCCAACACCCCAGTCTGCTTTAGTTGGAGGATTTAAGGATAGATGTGATGGACTTCTGCAGTTTCAATCTTTGCCTTCTGTTGCTGCTTCTGCAATTGAACAAATGCGTATTTGTCGGAGTGCACAGCTTGATCGCTTTTTGGCACAATCCCCAAATTTCACCATGGGTGAAGTAGGTGTAAAACCGGAGGGTACACGTGAACTTCTTGAAAGCTCTCAAGATAGAGCATTCTATTTGTATTCTCAA gCACAGAAAATTATTAGCCTTTGTGGATGGGAACCAAGATGGCACTTAGATGTTCAAGACTGTGAAGAGCATTCTGCACAATCAGCTCGAAATGGATGTTCTTTTGGTCCTACTGAGGCTCAGTTGCATCTTTCGCATGATGCATCTCGAAGCAAGAAAGCACTCTCTACTTCCGTTAAAAAGGACACTGGAAAGGGTAAATTGGTGGTTGAAGACCCTAGAAGTGAATTTAGATCACCTATACTAGATTGTAGCATATGTGGTGCTACAGTTAGGATATTGGACTTCCTAACGATTTCTCGACCGGCTCATTTTGCCCCTAACAACATTGACATTCCTTCTTCAAGTAAGAAAATGGGACTGACTCGTGGAGTAAGTGCAGCTAGTGGAATTAATGGATGGGTGACTGCGGATGATGCCGATAAAGAACGTATTGAAGATCGTGATGAAGTAGCAACAACAAATGAGGCACGCTTACTACCGAACATGGATGTTGATTTGAATCTGACAATGGCAGGGGGCTTAAATGTTTCTCAATCAGATAAGAATACAACCAATGAACATATTCTGAACGGGGATTTGGGAAGGGATCTAATGATTGGGCAACCTTCAGGCAGTGAGGTTGGTGATCGTGCTGCTTCATATGAATCACGAGGTCCTAGCTCCCGCAAACGCAGTTTGGATAAAGATGGGAGTTCAGATGACAGGGCACTAGTAAGGATGCATCAAGCCGATAGTGTTGAAGGAACTGTTATAGATCGTGACGGTGATGAAGTTACAGACGATAGACAATATTCAGCTGGCCCTTCAAAACGTACTCGCGATTCTGAATTTTTTGACACTTTTTGTTCGTATCAAAGAGATTCAGCAGGTGCTGGTCCAAGTCATTCCATGGGTTTAGACCTTTGCATGGATGGggaaaaatttaattcatttcagCAAGGAGGTGATCAATGTACTGGAATTCAATCAGCTAGGGATTCGACCCGTGCATCATCTGTCATTGCAATGGACACATTGTGTCATAATGATGGTGAGGACTCTATGGAAAGTGTTGAGAATTATCCTGGGGATGTTGATGATGTTCATTTCCCCTCTTCCAGTACACATGGGAATTTAGACAATAATGAAACTTCAGAATTGATACATAGCAATCAAGCTCAGCAGAGCGTTTTTCTTCGACCGGCTTCTGAAGTTCCTGGTGAAATGGGTGTGAGTAGTACAAATAACGGTGAAGAAATATTCAATGCTGATACCATCACTACTCAGGCAAGGGATGTGTTTAGTTTTGGAATAAGTGGTGGAAGTGTTGGAATGTGTGCAAGTCATGAGGCTGAAATTCATGGGGCTGATGCATCGGTTCATAGGACTGATAGTGTTGTTGGTGATGTTGAACCCAGAATAGAAGATGCCGAGAATCAGGGACAAACTGGTGAGTCTGCCCCTGATCCTGGACTAATGGATGAGATTGTGCCTGAGGACATCATCAGGGAAGACCCTCATGGTGATAGCCAAGAGATGTTTTCTCGGCCAGTAGAAAGAGCTGATAGTGGATCAAAAATCGATGGCTCTGCTAAAGACGATTCTGTTGAAAGTGGTGGAAAGACAAGTCAGAGTTGCAAAACAATCCTAGTGAATAGCAGTCACAATGCTGATACACGACCAACTCATGGACAAAATAAGATCGACGATCCAAATGCAG AGCCACAAAAAGGGGAAAGCAGTTATGAAATAGAGTTTGATCCGATTGTCCATCACAATCAATTTTGCCCCTGGGTAAATGGAAATGTTGCTGCTGCTGGCAGTACGAGTAGTGGCTCCAATGCCGATGCAGTTGCTCTAAGTGGCTGGCAGCTGACGTTAGATGCACTCAATGCTCTGCAGTCCCTCGAACGTACAGGAGTTCAGACGTTGCAATCTGAGTCAGCAGCATCTCTTTACAAG GACGATCATCGTGGTAAAAAACTGCTGCGACAACACTCAGCCAGCAGAAGCCAGGGAAACCTTGAGACATGA